The following are encoded together in the Kineosporiaceae bacterium genome:
- a CDS encoding SIS domain-containing protein codes for MSPEPAAVGPRGHLMAAEIGAQPQVWREILAASGAALDEAAAAIRAYRPRFVLLVARGTSDHAALYAKYLVETRLELAAGLVSPSTMTAYGARPDLRDVLMIAVSQSGGSPDLVRSIEVAGEQGALTLAVTNNAASPLAAAARWHLDIRAGEELAVAATKSYTAELLTLYLLLSRWRGGPAPELERLAEIGEISLRSDDAIVDLATRYRFAQRLVVTGRGFSYPTTREAALKLMETSYLSAQAFSGADLLHGPLAMVEPQVPVILVAAGGVGGRAMMPVLTRVLDRGADVCCIGDAEAVSRATVGIELPGGLPEELSPLIEIIPLQQLALHLAVARGEDPDAPRGLRKVTETL; via the coding sequence ATGAGCCCCGAGCCGGCCGCGGTGGGGCCCCGGGGGCATCTGATGGCCGCTGAGATCGGTGCCCAGCCCCAGGTCTGGCGCGAGATCCTGGCCGCATCCGGCGCAGCCCTGGACGAGGCCGCGGCCGCGATCCGTGCCTATCGCCCGAGGTTCGTGCTGCTGGTGGCCCGTGGCACCTCCGACCATGCCGCGCTGTATGCCAAGTACCTCGTCGAGACCCGGCTCGAGCTGGCGGCGGGGCTGGTCTCGCCGTCCACGATGACCGCCTACGGCGCACGGCCCGACCTGCGCGACGTCCTGATGATCGCGGTCAGCCAATCCGGCGGCTCCCCCGATCTGGTGCGCAGCATCGAGGTGGCCGGCGAGCAGGGCGCGCTGACCCTGGCGGTGACCAACAACGCCGCCTCGCCGCTGGCCGCGGCGGCTCGCTGGCACCTGGACATCCGCGCCGGCGAAGAGCTCGCCGTGGCGGCCACCAAGTCCTACACCGCCGAGTTGCTCACGTTGTACCTGCTGCTCAGCCGGTGGCGCGGCGGCCCGGCACCAGAGCTGGAACGCCTCGCCGAGATCGGCGAGATCAGCCTGCGCTCGGACGACGCGATCGTCGACCTGGCCACCCGCTACCGGTTCGCCCAACGGCTGGTGGTGACCGGGCGCGGCTTCTCGTACCCGACCACGCGCGAAGCCGCCCTGAAGTTGATGGAGACCTCCTACCTGTCGGCTCAGGCGTTCTCGGGGGCAGACCTGCTGCACGGTCCGCTGGCCATGGTCGAACCGCAGGTGCCGGTGATCCTGGTTGCTGCCGGCGGGGTCGGCGGCCGCGCCATGATGCCGGTGCTGACCCGGGTGCTCGATCGAGGAGCCGATGTCTGCTGCATCGGGGACGCCGAGGCGGTCTCGCGTGCGACGGTCGGCATCGAGCTGCCCGGCGGGCTGCCCGAGGAGTTGTCACCCCTGATCGAGATCATCCCCCTGCAACAGCTGGCCCTCCACCTGGCGGTGGCGCGCGGTGAGGATCCCGACGCCCCGCGCGGCCTGCGCAAGGTGACCGAGACCCTCTGA
- a CDS encoding GntR family transcriptional regulator, with the protein MATTESAEPTDATRIPKYWNLKRHLVGLIGAESPGTALPAERVLALQFGVSRTTVRQALHELVLEGRLERIHGSGTFVARPKVRQSLSLTSYTEDMRAQGIAPSARVLGVDVVPATAELSALLQLKTGARVLRIRRLRLADGEPMAIETTHLDRGRFPRLRAQLERHGSLYTALRTVYGIELIDAEETIESALAAPDEAGLLGVDVGLPMLLLTRHSFDTDGPVEWVRSLYRGDRYRFVSRLQRPGTDR; encoded by the coding sequence ATGGCGACCACGGAATCGGCGGAACCCACTGATGCGACACGGATCCCGAAGTACTGGAATCTCAAACGCCATCTGGTGGGACTGATCGGGGCAGAGTCACCCGGCACCGCCCTCCCTGCCGAGCGGGTGCTGGCCCTGCAGTTCGGCGTCTCCCGAACCACCGTGCGTCAGGCACTGCACGAACTGGTGCTCGAAGGTCGCCTGGAGCGCATCCACGGCAGTGGCACGTTCGTGGCACGCCCGAAGGTGCGCCAGTCGTTGAGCCTGACCTCCTACACCGAGGACATGCGTGCCCAGGGCATCGCCCCGTCGGCACGGGTGCTGGGGGTGGACGTCGTCCCGGCCACCGCTGAGCTGAGCGCCCTGCTGCAGTTGAAGACCGGCGCGCGGGTGTTGCGCATCCGGCGACTGCGCCTGGCGGACGGCGAGCCGATGGCCATCGAGACCACCCACCTCGACCGCGGGCGCTTCCCCCGGCTGCGCGCCCAGCTCGAGCGCCACGGCTCGCTGTACACCGCCTTGCGGACGGTCTACGGCATCGAGTTGATCGATGCCGAGGAGACCATCGAATCGGCGCTGGCCGCCCCGGACGAGGCCGGCCTGCTCGGCGTCGACGTCGGCCTGCCGATGCTGCTGCTGACCCGCCACTCGTTCGACACCGACGGGCCGGTGGAGTGGGTGCGCTCCCTGTATCGCGGCGACCGGTATCGCTTCGTCAGTCGGTTGCAGCGCCCCGGAACCGACCGATGA
- a CDS encoding extracellular solute-binding protein, producing MKLRYVLVLGVVAALTAACGSSSESTGGSGAVASPSADASGTLKVWLMDGSQPQTVVDAVNAEFKTAYPKVTVSVELQKWDGIQDKLTTSLGSATTPDVVEIGNTLTAKFADAGLLADLTGNAAGLGEASWLPGLKASGELEGKRYGIPYYGGTRAVVYNKEQFTKAGVTVPTSLDELAQVAAKLKAANSATPGYSAFYFPGKYWYGALPFVWAHGGDIAAKDGDAWKGTLDSAESQAGLTALKTLVDQYSSAPKDGDETKNSEIFKTGKVGMVIDSWWAPGVIAKEAGWADKVGAFAVPGVKAGTTAPAFFGGSDLGVSEKSANKALAVEWAKILTSEKIQTQLAKEGGVIPNTKAAFSGHAGNALLEPFDTAAENSKFTPVTPTWGNVESSSVLQDMLVKIMTGKATVAEATKEASAAITTKLAG from the coding sequence ATGAAGCTCCGTTACGTACTGGTCCTGGGCGTGGTTGCTGCCCTGACGGCAGCGTGTGGATCATCGAGTGAGTCGACGGGCGGCTCGGGGGCGGTCGCCTCGCCGAGCGCCGACGCGTCCGGCACGCTGAAGGTGTGGCTGATGGACGGAAGCCAGCCGCAGACCGTGGTCGATGCCGTGAACGCCGAGTTCAAGACCGCCTACCCCAAGGTCACGGTGTCGGTGGAGCTGCAGAAGTGGGACGGCATCCAGGACAAGCTGACCACCTCGCTGGGGTCGGCCACGACGCCGGACGTGGTCGAGATCGGCAACACCCTGACCGCCAAGTTCGCCGATGCCGGGCTGCTCGCCGATCTGACGGGCAATGCCGCCGGCCTGGGTGAGGCGAGCTGGCTGCCCGGGTTGAAGGCGTCCGGCGAACTGGAGGGCAAGCGCTACGGCATCCCGTACTACGGCGGCACACGTGCCGTGGTCTACAACAAGGAGCAGTTCACCAAGGCCGGTGTCACGGTGCCGACCTCGCTCGACGAGCTCGCTCAGGTGGCCGCCAAGCTGAAGGCGGCGAACTCGGCCACCCCCGGCTACTCGGCCTTCTACTTCCCGGGCAAGTACTGGTACGGCGCCCTGCCCTTCGTCTGGGCACACGGTGGTGACATCGCCGCCAAGGACGGTGATGCCTGGAAGGGAACGCTGGACAGTGCCGAGTCCCAGGCCGGTCTGACGGCGTTGAAGACCTTGGTCGACCAGTACTCCAGCGCTCCGAAGGACGGTGACGAGACCAAGAACTCCGAGATCTTCAAGACCGGCAAGGTCGGCATGGTCATCGACTCCTGGTGGGCGCCCGGTGTCATCGCCAAGGAGGCCGGTTGGGCCGACAAGGTGGGAGCGTTCGCCGTGCCGGGTGTGAAGGCCGGCACGACGGCACCGGCCTTCTTCGGAGGTTCCGATCTGGGCGTCTCGGAGAAGAGCGCGAACAAGGCCCTGGCGGTCGAGTGGGCGAAGATCCTGACCTCGGAGAAGATCCAGACCCAGCTCGCCAAGGAGGGTGGCGTGATCCCGAACACCAAGGCGGCCTTCAGTGGGCACGCCGGCAACGCGTTGCTCGAGCCCTTCGACACGGCGGCGGAGAACTCCAAGTTCACGCCCGTCACCCCCACCTGGGGCAATGTCGAGAGCTCCTCGGTGCTGCAGGACATGCTCGTCAAGATCATGACCGGTAAGGCCACGGTGGCCGAGGCGACCAAGGAGGCCAGCGCAGCGATCACGACCAAGCTGGCCGGCTGA
- a CDS encoding bifunctional copper resistance protein CopD/cytochrome c oxidase assembly protein, translated as MTTSAPTREAAAGPTLERRPVAPPAVLVLVLLALAVLAALAGTALTGAAEPLILGDPGATVRWGIPLLKVVVDLATALTIGLLVLAAVALPATDGARSGLSRSTLAHRPALMAASVSAGVWVLAHLSLFVFSCAWQSGTPLTNPLLGGQLGGVCSSDSGVGAGQLFAIAVAVVISLAAAGARTLRAAGLLSCLGLLALIPSALAGHSQGGNHETAVTGLGLHLAAVVLWVGGLLALVLVWRTLTASEGALAARRFSPVALWSVVFLTISGVISAWIRVGAFGALASRYGVLVLAKTAVLVLLGAAGWWHRRRTLAQLDAGRPGAFARLVVGELVLMALAMGLAAALASSAPPVPKVLPPLPSMAEVLTGYAMPPEPTLARWLTGWQPDLMWIVIAVVAGGLYLRGVVRINRRGDGWPIYRTLLWFAGLAAMTWLTSGGPMVYGRVQFSAHMLGHMMLSMLVPLLLVMAAPMTLALRTLPARHDGTRGPREWLLAVLESWYSRQITRPAVAGFFFAGTLFMFYFSPLFPVALRTHIGHEIMHVHFIAAGYLFLWVLIGPDPGPRRPSPALRMMFMFAVITFHTFFGVALMMSKSVLAEDFFSQLQRPWATDLLADQHFGGGLAWGLGEVPMVAVALILAVQWSRSDDREARRLDRAADRDGDAELEAYNAMLTGMAERDARRG; from the coding sequence GTGACCACGTCTGCCCCCACCCGGGAGGCGGCTGCTGGGCCGACCCTCGAGCGCCGACCTGTCGCACCGCCCGCTGTTCTGGTGCTCGTCCTGCTGGCTCTCGCCGTGCTGGCCGCACTGGCCGGTACCGCGCTCACCGGAGCGGCCGAGCCGCTGATCCTGGGTGATCCGGGGGCCACGGTTCGCTGGGGTATCCCGCTGTTGAAGGTCGTCGTCGACCTGGCGACCGCGTTGACGATCGGTCTGCTCGTGCTGGCGGCCGTCGCCCTGCCGGCCACCGATGGCGCTCGCTCCGGACTGAGCCGCTCGACGCTGGCCCATCGCCCGGCCCTGATGGCCGCCAGTGTGTCCGCCGGGGTGTGGGTGCTCGCCCACCTGTCCTTGTTCGTCTTCTCCTGCGCCTGGCAGTCGGGCACCCCGCTGACCAATCCCCTGCTCGGTGGGCAGCTGGGCGGAGTGTGCTCGTCCGATTCCGGCGTCGGCGCCGGTCAACTGTTCGCCATCGCCGTCGCCGTGGTGATCTCGCTGGCGGCTGCCGGCGCCCGCACCCTGCGCGCCGCGGGCCTGCTCAGTTGCCTGGGCCTGCTGGCGCTGATTCCGTCGGCTCTGGCGGGGCACTCACAGGGCGGCAATCACGAGACCGCCGTCACGGGCCTCGGCTTACACCTGGCCGCCGTCGTGCTGTGGGTCGGCGGTCTGCTGGCCCTGGTGCTGGTCTGGCGCACCCTGACGGCGTCCGAGGGCGCTCTGGCAGCCCGCCGGTTCTCGCCGGTGGCGTTGTGGTCCGTGGTCTTCCTGACCATCTCCGGGGTCATCAGCGCCTGGATCCGCGTGGGCGCCTTCGGGGCACTGGCCTCGCGCTACGGCGTCCTGGTGCTGGCCAAGACCGCGGTGTTGGTGCTGCTCGGGGCTGCCGGGTGGTGGCATCGGCGGCGGACGCTGGCACAACTGGACGCCGGACGCCCGGGGGCCTTCGCCCGCCTGGTGGTCGGCGAGCTGGTGCTGATGGCCCTGGCGATGGGGCTGGCTGCGGCCCTGGCCAGCAGCGCCCCGCCCGTACCGAAGGTGTTGCCGCCACTGCCGTCGATGGCCGAGGTCCTCACCGGCTATGCCATGCCGCCGGAGCCCACCCTGGCTCGGTGGCTGACGGGGTGGCAGCCCGACCTGATGTGGATCGTGATCGCGGTGGTGGCCGGCGGCCTCTACCTGCGGGGCGTCGTCCGGATCAATCGGCGCGGGGACGGGTGGCCGATCTACCGCACCCTGCTGTGGTTCGCCGGCCTGGCGGCGATGACCTGGCTGACCAGCGGTGGCCCGATGGTCTACGGGCGGGTGCAGTTCAGTGCCCACATGCTCGGCCACATGATGCTGAGCATGCTGGTCCCGCTGCTGCTGGTGATGGCGGCGCCCATGACCCTGGCGCTGCGTACCCTGCCGGCCCGGCACGACGGCACCCGAGGTCCGCGAGAGTGGCTGCTCGCCGTCCTCGAATCCTGGTACTCACGGCAGATCACGCGGCCGGCGGTGGCGGGCTTCTTCTTCGCGGGAACGCTGTTCATGTTCTACTTCTCGCCGTTGTTCCCGGTGGCGCTGCGAACCCACATCGGCCACGAGATCATGCACGTGCACTTCATCGCGGCGGGGTACTTGTTCCTGTGGGTGCTGATCGGCCCCGACCCCGGCCCGCGGCGTCCCTCACCCGCGTTGCGCATGATGTTCATGTTCGCTGTCATCACCTTCCACACCTTCTTCGGGGTGGCCCTGATGATGTCGAAATCGGTTCTGGCCGAAGACTTCTTCAGTCAACTGCAGCGACCGTGGGCCACGGACCTGTTGGCCGACCAGCACTTCGGGGGCGGACTCGCCTGGGGCCTGGGGGAGGTCCCGATGGTCGCGGTGGCCCTGATCCTCGCGGTGCAGTGGTCGCGGTCGGATGATCGTGAGGCGCGCCGCCTCGACCGGGCGGCCGACCGCGACGGGGACGCCGAGCTGGAGGCCTACAACGCGATGCTCACGGGCATGGCCGAGCGGGACGCTCGTCGCGGCTGA